A genome region from Haliotis asinina isolate JCU_RB_2024 chromosome 11, JCU_Hal_asi_v2, whole genome shotgun sequence includes the following:
- the LOC137256421 gene encoding sex peptide receptor-related protein 2-like, with amino-acid sequence MSPQRSLAVYIALLAIVDNLAIVNKLLMFVLTDNGVQIGIYGCKFLGFFGNFLITYGNWLLVGLSVERFAAVWFPFQVGKIWSFRKSLTVVMSITVPLLGLFLHLFWTMDYHYYASTKSVFCNINGKYIYFMVHVWFWINVLVYAVIPCVLLLIFNLLIIAGIVKSTKTHRYLNRSGSKNGSAQADRHRQITIMLVTSAITLVVLTTPRCVLLIMSPYLNPSNKSMEGAVLYLIDTIAYVLCDSTHAINFYLYSLSARRFRFQFLDFCCKRKAEVVSSQYISMGSRPSTQWQT; translated from the coding sequence ATGTCCCCTCAGAGGTCCCTCGCTGTCTACATCGCCCTTCTGGCCATCGTCGACAACCTCGCCATCGTTAACAAGCTTCTGATGTTTGTCCTCACAGACAACGGAGTTCAGATTGGAATATATGGATGCAAGTTTCTTGGATTCTTTGGGAACTTCCTCATCACTTACGGCAACTGGCTTCTTGTTGGACTCTCCGTGGAGAGATTTGCGGCAGTGTGGTTTCCTTTTCAGGTGGGCAAGATCTGGTCCTTCCGGAAATCCTTGACGGTCGTGATGTCGATAACCGTGCCGCTCCTTGGGCTCTTTCTTCATCTCTTCTGGACGATGGATTATCATTATTATGCTTCCACGAAGAGTGTTTTCTGTAACATCAACGGGAAATACATCTATTTCATGGTTCACGTGTGGTTTTGGATTAATGTTCTTGTGTATGCCGTAATCCCGTGTGTGCTGCTTCTCATCTTCAACCTACTCATCATTGCAGGGATTGTGAAATCTACCAAGACGCACAGATACCTGAATAGAAGCGGCTCGAAAAATGGCAGTGCCCAGGCTGATCGACACCGTCAAATCACTATTATGCTCGTAACGTCAGCGATTACCCTTGTGGTTCTTACTACACCGAGATGTGTATTGCTAATAATGTCCCCCTACTTGAACCCTTCTAACAAGTCTATGGAGGGAGCGGTTCTTTATCTCATTGACACAATCGCCTATGTCTTGTGTGACTCAACTCATGCTATCAATTTCTATCTGTATTCCCTGAGTGCCAGAAGGTTCAGATTTCAGTTCCTTGATTTTTGTTGTAAACGTAAAGCTGAAGTTGTAAGTTCCCAGTACATCAGTATGGGCAGTCGTCCGTCAACGCAGTGGCAGACATAG